One Oscillatoria sp. FACHB-1406 DNA window includes the following coding sequences:
- a CDS encoding competence/damage-inducible protein A, whose translation MSAEIICVGTEILLGDITNTNAQYLARELADLGIPHYYQTTVGDNCDRIHQAIQVACNRSTILIFTGGLGPTPDDLTHDAIASFFETPLTERPEIVRDISEKFAQRGRTMTPNNLKQAQLPAGADILPNPRGTAPGIVWQPRENLLILTFPGVPSEMKPMWKETAVPALKQQGWGKHIIYSRTLKFWGIGESALAAKVAPFFDLTNPTVAPYASYGLVKLRVSAKAESEATAIALIEPIARQLQEIAGEDYFGCDEETLASIVGTLLRESGETLSVAESCTGGALGAMLTDIPGSSDYFLGGIISYSNDVKISALGVRPESLQQYGAVSETVAREMALGVKACLNSDWGLSITGVAGPGGGSDEKPVGLVYIALAAPDKTVEVFEFRFGTEKERAAIRSLSTGHALDRLRRRLLA comes from the coding sequence ATGAGTGCAGAAATTATTTGTGTTGGAACGGAAATCCTTTTGGGCGATATTACAAACACGAACGCCCAATATTTAGCGCGAGAACTGGCGGATTTAGGGATTCCGCACTACTATCAAACGACGGTAGGGGATAATTGCGATCGCATCCATCAAGCAATTCAAGTCGCCTGCAACCGTTCCACAATCCTGATTTTTACTGGCGGTTTGGGGCCGACCCCCGACGATTTAACCCACGACGCGATCGCATCCTTCTTCGAGACTCCCCTGACAGAACGTCCGGAAATCGTGCGCGATATCAGCGAAAAGTTTGCCCAGCGCGGGCGAACCATGACTCCCAATAACCTCAAACAAGCCCAGCTTCCCGCCGGTGCAGACATCCTTCCCAATCCCAGGGGAACTGCACCCGGAATCGTTTGGCAGCCGCGAGAAAATTTGCTGATTTTGACCTTTCCCGGCGTTCCCTCAGAAATGAAGCCCATGTGGAAAGAAACCGCCGTTCCCGCGCTCAAACAGCAGGGTTGGGGTAAACATATCATCTACAGTCGCACGCTGAAATTTTGGGGCATTGGCGAATCGGCGCTCGCGGCGAAAGTTGCTCCCTTTTTTGACTTGACAAATCCCACCGTTGCCCCTTATGCCAGCTACGGTTTGGTCAAATTGCGCGTTTCGGCGAAAGCGGAGTCGGAAGCAACAGCCATTGCCCTCATCGAACCGATCGCGCGACAATTACAAGAGATCGCCGGTGAAGATTATTTTGGATGCGATGAAGAGACTTTAGCCTCGATAGTCGGAACTTTATTGCGAGAGAGCGGCGAAACCCTCAGCGTAGCAGAATCCTGTACGGGCGGCGCTTTAGGTGCAATGTTAACCGACATCCCCGGCAGTTCGGACTATTTTCTCGGTGGGATTATTTCCTACAGCAATGATGTGAAAATCTCTGCCCTCGGAGTTCGCCCTGAAAGTTTGCAGCAATACGGGGCCGTCAGCGAAACCGTTGCCCGGGAAATGGCCCTCGGAGTCAAAGCTTGCCTCAATTCTGACTGGGGTTTAAGCATTACCGGTGTAGCCGGTCCCGGAGGCGGTAGCGACGAAAAACCGGTGGGATTAGTTTACATTGCCTTAGCCGCACCCGATAAAACAGTAGAAGTCTTTGAGTTCCGTTTTGGAACGGAAAAAGAGCGTGCGGCGATCCGTTCTTTGAGTACCGGTCATGCCCTAGACAGACTGCGCCGCCGTCTTTTAGCTTAA
- a CDS encoding MraY family glycosyltransferase yields MPAHQYLYHFIAFLAASTIVLWCTPVVKTLGLKSGHVDRPNERKMHQKPMVRIGGVSIFVGTIAALFTVWFLGAFTGLTPDRKSEILGVMLGGTGFFCIGLADDLFNLRPLSRLAMQTVVAAGAWNMGVSIDFLSIPFGNLVDINGSLSLLVTIVWLVGMANAINWIDGLDGLAAGVSGIAAVVMLVVSLFMDQPAAALIVAALAGGALGFLRYNFNPAEIFMGDGGAYFMGFTLAGVGAIGLVKSTAITAVILPYLILAVPIVDMSSVIVLRLSNGRSPFLADKRHLHHRLINAGISHRLTVLFIYALTLWVGSLAMAFSGIPSGEAYAFGATLLLCYVGWQVRRNMQVRRN; encoded by the coding sequence ATGCCTGCCCATCAATACCTTTATCATTTTATCGCCTTCCTTGCCGCCTCCACCATCGTTCTTTGGTGCACCCCTGTCGTCAAAACCCTCGGACTTAAAAGCGGTCACGTCGATCGCCCCAACGAGCGTAAAATGCACCAAAAACCGATGGTCCGCATTGGCGGCGTGTCTATTTTTGTAGGAACGATTGCAGCCCTCTTTACGGTTTGGTTTTTGGGGGCTTTTACAGGATTAACTCCCGATCGCAAAAGCGAAATTCTCGGCGTAATGTTGGGAGGAACGGGCTTTTTTTGTATTGGTTTAGCTGACGATCTTTTCAACCTTCGTCCCCTCTCCCGCCTAGCCATGCAAACCGTTGTTGCAGCCGGGGCTTGGAATATGGGCGTTAGTATTGACTTCCTTTCTATTCCCTTTGGCAATCTTGTAGATATCAATGGGAGTTTAAGCCTTTTGGTCACGATTGTCTGGTTGGTGGGCATGGCCAATGCCATTAATTGGATTGATGGGTTGGACGGTTTAGCGGCTGGCGTATCCGGTATTGCCGCCGTCGTTATGCTAGTCGTCAGTTTATTTATGGATCAACCCGCAGCCGCCTTAATCGTAGCAGCGCTTGCGGGTGGTGCTTTGGGCTTCCTGCGCTACAACTTCAACCCGGCCGAGATTTTTATGGGCGATGGGGGGGCTTATTTTATGGGCTTTACCCTAGCTGGTGTCGGGGCGATTGGTTTAGTTAAAAGCACGGCGATTACTGCTGTCATTTTGCCCTACCTCATCCTGGCGGTTCCCATCGTCGATATGTCCTCAGTGATTGTTTTGCGCCTCAGTAACGGGCGTTCTCCCTTCCTTGCTGATAAGCGCCACTTACACCACCGCTTAATTAACGCGGGCATTTCTCACCGCTTGACAGTTTTGTTTATTTATGCTTTGACGCTGTGGGTAGGAAGTTTAGCGATGGCGTTCTCTGGCATTCCTAGCGGCGAGGCTTATGCGTTCGGTGCAACGCTGCTGCTGTGCTACGTCGGCTGGCAAGTGCGGCGCAATATGCAGGTGCGACGGAATTAA
- a CDS encoding outer membrane beta-barrel protein, which produces MKAILKSAIALSALSATILSAGIASAQPYRVEVDKPGTDASYVGAGIAAGVTNGGQTGDAATFGGNIQGRVAVPNAPVSVRGAVLFSDETSAIIPMVSYDQPIAKNANVYVGAGYSFVEANGKPTPLGNDNAPVIVAGGEAEVLNGVMVYGDAKWGINAYENSPADAVSLQAGVGYRFN; this is translated from the coding sequence ATGAAAGCTATTCTGAAATCCGCGATCGCGCTGTCCGCTCTCTCTGCAACCATTCTCTCGGCAGGAATCGCCTCCGCACAGCCCTATAGAGTAGAAGTCGATAAACCCGGAACCGATGCGAGTTACGTCGGTGCGGGGATTGCCGCAGGCGTAACCAACGGCGGACAAACCGGCGATGCAGCAACCTTCGGCGGTAACATTCAAGGTCGCGTCGCCGTCCCCAATGCCCCCGTTTCCGTTCGCGGTGCAGTTCTGTTCAGTGACGAAACCAGCGCGATTATCCCGATGGTTTCTTACGACCAACCGATTGCTAAGAACGCCAACGTTTATGTCGGTGCGGGTTACTCCTTCGTCGAAGCCAACGGCAAACCGACTCCCCTCGGCAATGATAACGCTCCCGTGATTGTGGCCGGTGGCGAAGCCGAAGTGTTAAATGGTGTCATGGTCTACGGCGATGCAAAATGGGGCATTAATGCCTATGAAAATAGCCCTGCTGATGCAGTTAGCTTACAAGCCGGTGTTGGCTATCGTTTCAACTAA
- a CDS encoding GAF domain-containing protein: protein MENQENHSVKGSILVVDDTPANLRLLVGMLTQRGHEARPAINGKLALSGAQTMPPDLILLDIMMPDMDGYEVCTQLKADERTRDIPVIFISALDETVDKVRAFRVGGVDYISKPFRKEEVLARVENQLRLRFAREQLRLKNDQLETFSTNLKQLHRLNTTTYDTFEALAEDYLQTGCQILGFSTGIVSSFQENTYRIEAVRSNIKHLEVKAEVAMQETYCGEVARLRQTIACAHIGQSDTLSRHPAYQRGLSFESYLGTPIWVDGEFYGTLCFADLNIRSQEFHSHEREIIELMAQSLGKFVAGHRIEQQRQKAKEETQLLLSVTQAISQAPDFDSALARALQQVCEASGWSYGEAWIPSVDGTVLECSPAWYANGLRGDSDAAVQRFRSYSEQLTFAPGEGIPGRAWEQGQPEYLQDLTLSVKGLGDRVKLAVACGLSVGLSVPIVVAPIPEQGLAGRVLAVLVFLHFEHSTSDARQEDERLAELVASVATQLGTVMQQKQAEAELRALFAAMDDLVLIRDRQGRCLKVAPTNATSPTKPFREKVGTTLHEVLPQQTADRLLTAIAQTLDEYQTTHVEYCMKIEEREIWLDGRFSPLSANTVLIVARDISDRIKVQSELQTLASELEYRVYERTAQLRDANQILRQEISERITAQSELAKSEARFRSAVDNIPDIFAIYDRDRRYQFVNTEGIRIFNKPVEDLLGRTDAEIFPREVSSILQPLLESAIATRKPQTGECTVSLPHFGRRTFVLTYVPLIDRKGEIYQLLSIAHDITERKQAEQALQEAKEQLQAVLDAVPGFISWITIGEDDNGEGLSLHYLGVNRKLANSLNLSPEDFVGQPIGFITPNSPFTRSIEHFFQTSASSTSETINFGSEDSPSNYLIVAQKYQHDTAAVSVGIDITARVQTELQLQRAYQRLQLLSELAFKIRRSLDIAEILQTTVSEIQTLLNADRVFIVERLSEQAGKVVKEAALPNRASVQTANLLFPCFCADYQEKFLEGKAVIFDDVISAELPAAEQPILQRFQVRAKLIVPIFTQESLWGCLIVHQCDRPRKWHNDEIELLQQLADQIGIALSQAQLLDRLEERVQERTAELQTANRQLSQEIAERTRAELALRESEEQLRRVINNNAYGVIVCTGEGFVRFINPAAELIFGRSATELLGVELGMPLPDSEANELPIYRPQGDRVVVEMRSVEINWEGETANLISMMDITERKAVERMKDEFLSIASHELRTPLTSIRGSLGLLATGRLGSLSEKGQRMLDIAVKNTERLGRLLNDILDLERMESGKVKMVQQDCNAVPLIVQAAESMQSMADEAGVMLQLEVNGSALLASASRRSAEPDSVPLWADPDQILQTLTNLISNSIKFSTPGKSIWIGVISEPNSVLFYVRDQGRGIPTDKLEKVFGRFQQVDASDSREKGGTGLGLAICREIIKQHGGRIWVESVVGEGSTFFVRLPNRQENE from the coding sequence ATGGAGAATCAGGAAAATCACTCAGTCAAAGGCAGTATCCTCGTTGTTGACGACACGCCGGCTAACCTGCGCTTATTAGTCGGAATGTTAACGCAGCGGGGACACGAAGCGCGGCCCGCCATCAACGGTAAACTTGCCCTTTCCGGCGCGCAAACCATGCCTCCGGACTTGATCCTGCTCGATATCATGATGCCGGACATGGACGGCTATGAAGTCTGTACTCAGCTAAAAGCCGACGAGCGCACCCGAGACATTCCCGTCATTTTTATTAGCGCCCTTGATGAAACCGTCGATAAAGTGCGAGCCTTTCGGGTTGGGGGGGTTGATTATATCTCCAAACCCTTTCGTAAAGAAGAAGTTCTCGCCCGAGTCGAAAATCAACTGCGCCTGCGCTTCGCCCGCGAGCAACTGCGCTTAAAAAACGACCAACTCGAAACCTTTAGCACTAACCTCAAGCAGCTTCATCGCCTCAACACCACCACCTATGACACTTTTGAAGCGTTAGCCGAAGATTATTTGCAAACGGGCTGTCAAATCTTAGGATTTTCCACGGGAATCGTCAGCAGTTTTCAAGAAAATACCTACCGGATCGAGGCAGTTCGCTCCAACATCAAACACCTCGAAGTGAAGGCAGAAGTTGCAATGCAAGAAACTTACTGCGGGGAAGTCGCGCGCCTGCGACAGACGATTGCCTGCGCCCACATCGGTCAAAGCGACACCTTAAGCCGCCATCCCGCCTACCAACGGGGATTGAGCTTTGAATCTTATTTAGGAACGCCAATTTGGGTGGATGGCGAATTTTATGGAACTCTGTGTTTTGCCGACCTAAATATACGATCGCAAGAGTTTCACTCCCACGAACGAGAAATTATTGAATTGATGGCCCAAAGCTTAGGGAAATTCGTGGCAGGGCATCGCATCGAACAGCAACGCCAGAAAGCCAAAGAAGAAACTCAACTGCTGTTAAGCGTGACTCAAGCTATCAGTCAAGCCCCCGACTTCGATAGTGCTTTAGCACGGGCGCTCCAACAGGTTTGCGAGGCTAGCGGCTGGAGCTATGGCGAAGCTTGGATTCCAAGCGTTGATGGGACGGTGTTAGAATGCAGTCCGGCTTGGTACGCGAACGGACTGAGGGGAGACAGCGATGCCGCCGTCCAGCGTTTCCGCTCTTACAGCGAACAGTTAACGTTTGCTCCCGGCGAAGGCATACCCGGACGGGCTTGGGAACAAGGACAGCCCGAATATTTACAAGATTTAACGTTGTCAGTAAAGGGTTTGGGCGATCGCGTGAAATTAGCGGTTGCCTGTGGCTTAAGCGTCGGTTTGTCGGTGCCAATTGTGGTTGCGCCCATCCCAGAACAAGGGTTGGCGGGACGGGTTCTTGCAGTGCTAGTGTTTCTCCATTTCGAGCATTCAACTTCTGATGCACGCCAAGAAGACGAGCGCTTAGCTGAATTAGTCGCTTCAGTGGCGACGCAGTTAGGAACGGTGATGCAACAAAAGCAAGCGGAAGCCGAACTGCGAGCGCTATTTGCGGCAATGGACGACCTGGTACTGATCCGCGATCGCCAGGGGCGCTGTCTGAAGGTTGCACCGACCAACGCGACATCCCCAACCAAACCCTTCCGGGAAAAGGTAGGGACGACGCTGCACGAAGTGCTACCGCAGCAGACAGCCGATCGCTTACTGACAGCGATCGCGCAAACACTCGACGAGTACCAGACAACCCACGTCGAGTATTGCATGAAGATTGAGGAACGAGAGATTTGGTTGGACGGACGCTTCTCTCCCCTCTCAGCCAATACAGTATTAATCGTCGCTCGGGATATTAGCGATCGCATCAAAGTGCAATCGGAATTGCAGACTTTAGCCTCCGAACTCGAATATCGCGTCTACGAGCGCACCGCCCAACTGCGAGATGCCAACCAAATCCTGCGCCAAGAAATTAGCGAGCGCATCACCGCCCAATCGGAACTCGCCAAATCGGAAGCAAGATTTCGCTCTGCCGTCGATAATATTCCGGATATCTTTGCCATCTACGATCGCGATCGACGCTATCAGTTCGTGAATACTGAAGGAATTCGGATTTTCAATAAACCGGTCGAAGATTTGCTCGGTCGTACCGATGCCGAAATCTTTCCACGCGAAGTCAGTTCGATTCTGCAACCCTTACTCGAAAGCGCGATCGCGACCCGGAAGCCTCAAACCGGAGAATGCACCGTTTCCCTTCCCCACTTCGGCAGGCGAACCTTCGTTCTCACCTACGTTCCCCTCATCGATCGCAAAGGCGAAATCTATCAGCTTTTGAGCATCGCCCACGACATTACCGAACGCAAGCAAGCCGAACAAGCGCTCCAAGAAGCCAAAGAACAGCTACAAGCCGTATTAGATGCCGTTCCTGGCTTTATTTCTTGGATTACAATCGGAGAAGACGACAACGGCGAGGGTTTATCGCTTCACTATCTCGGCGTAAACCGCAAACTCGCCAACTCCCTCAATCTCTCCCCCGAAGATTTTGTCGGTCAACCCATCGGGTTTATCACCCCCAACTCTCCCTTCACCCGCTCCATCGAACACTTTTTTCAAACCTCTGCCTCCTCCACCTCAGAAACCATCAACTTTGGTAGCGAAGACTCGCCAAGCAACTACCTGATCGTCGCTCAAAAATACCAGCACGATACCGCTGCGGTTTCAGTCGGGATCGATATCACCGCGCGCGTTCAGACCGAACTGCAACTCCAACGCGCTTACCAACGCTTGCAACTCCTCTCCGAACTCGCCTTCAAAATTCGTCGTTCCCTCGATATTGCAGAGATTCTTCAGACTACCGTTTCCGAGATTCAAACCCTGCTTAATGCCGATCGCGTCTTCATTGTCGAACGCCTGAGCGAACAAGCTGGGAAAGTCGTTAAAGAAGCAGCCCTCCCCAATCGAGCGTCGGTTCAAACCGCTAACCTCCTCTTTCCCTGCTTCTGCGCCGACTACCAAGAAAAATTTTTAGAAGGGAAAGCAGTCATTTTTGATGACGTAATCTCGGCAGAATTACCGGCAGCAGAACAGCCGATCTTACAGCGCTTTCAAGTTAGAGCTAAACTGATTGTCCCGATTTTTACTCAAGAGAGCTTGTGGGGCTGCCTGATTGTCCATCAATGCGATCGCCCGCGTAAATGGCATAACGACGAAATCGAACTCCTCCAACAACTCGCCGACCAAATTGGGATCGCCCTCTCCCAAGCGCAACTGCTCGACCGCCTCGAAGAACGAGTCCAAGAACGAACCGCCGAACTGCAAACCGCCAACCGTCAGCTAAGCCAAGAAATTGCCGAACGCACTCGCGCCGAACTCGCCCTGCGCGAAAGCGAAGAGCAACTGCGCCGCGTCATTAATAACAATGCTTACGGAGTTATCGTTTGTACGGGTGAGGGCTTTGTACGCTTTATTAATCCGGCCGCCGAATTAATTTTTGGTCGTTCTGCAACCGAACTGCTCGGAGTTGAGTTGGGAATGCCGCTACCCGATAGCGAAGCTAACGAACTCCCGATTTATCGCCCCCAAGGAGACCGCGTGGTTGTCGAGATGCGATCGGTAGAGATTAATTGGGAAGGCGAAACAGCCAACTTAATTTCGATGATGGATATTACCGAACGCAAAGCCGTCGAGCGGATGAAAGACGAATTTCTCTCTATCGCCAGTCACGAACTGCGTACCCCCCTCACCTCGATTCGCGGTTCCCTCGGACTACTGGCTACCGGACGTTTGGGTTCCCTCAGCGAAAAGGGTCAGCGAATGCTCGATATTGCCGTTAAGAATACCGAGCGCCTCGGACGCTTGCTCAACGACATTCTCGATCTCGAGCGCATGGAATCCGGAAAAGTCAAGATGGTGCAGCAAGATTGTAATGCAGTACCCCTGATCGTCCAAGCAGCCGAATCGATGCAATCGATGGCCGACGAAGCCGGTGTAATGCTGCAACTTGAAGTAAACGGCAGCGCGCTCCTAGCATCCGCTTCGCGGCGTTCGGCAGAACCCGATTCCGTCCCCCTATGGGCAGATCCTGACCAGATATTGCAAACTCTGACAAATTTAATCAGTAATAGCATTAAGTTTTCTACCCCCGGAAAAAGTATTTGGATTGGGGTTATCTCCGAGCCAAACTCGGTGCTTTTTTATGTTAGAGACCAAGGACGCGGTATTCCCACCGATAAACTCGAAAAAGTGTTCGGGCGCTTCCAACAAGTCGATGCTTCCGATTCGCGAGAGAAAGGCGGTACGGGTTTAGGACTTGCTATTTGTCGAGAAATTATCAAGCAGCACGGCGGTCGAATTTGGGTAGAAAGCGTTGTCGGCGAAGGCAGTACCTTTTTTGTGCGACTGCCCAATCGCCAGGAAAATGAATAA
- a CDS encoding EAL domain-containing protein encodes MRAIGDVTGARSKQKSYRPLEGQPSAATPATISYELRTPLTSIQGALGLLLSGKIDINSEKSQRLLAIAANNVDRLLRLLAALEKDKCTAMPVLSVADLERLRLAADFYSALERNEFQLYYQPVVCAKAGRIMGFEALLRWYNPRRGFISPQEFIPIAEETRAIDRLGLWVLRQACRQLRQWQDEFPGYPPLTVSVNLSPVQLLQPNLSQQIQRVCQETGIAPGSLRIEVTESVLIENSEAAIARLRELKATGIQLYLDDFGTGYSSLSRLYELSIDVLKIDRSFVRGKQWGMIRGIIHLASGMGLGVIAEGVETIEELAQLKALGCNLLQGYLFSKPVDAKRAGDLIARGCEAVSRERDWLPYALPVAG; translated from the coding sequence ATGAGAGCGATCGGGGATGTAACAGGTGCAAGGAGCAAACAAAAATCTTATCGGCCTTTAGAGGGTCAACCGAGCGCTGCTACTCCTGCAACAATCAGCTACGAACTGCGAACCCCGCTTACCTCAATTCAGGGTGCTTTGGGCCTGCTTCTCAGCGGCAAGATCGATATCAACTCCGAAAAAAGTCAGCGCTTGTTGGCCATTGCAGCGAATAATGTCGATCGCTTGTTGCGCTTGCTCGCAGCGCTGGAGAAGGATAAGTGTACGGCAATGCCAGTGCTATCGGTTGCCGATCTCGAGCGCCTGCGATTGGCTGCTGATTTCTACTCGGCTTTAGAACGCAACGAATTTCAACTCTACTATCAACCCGTTGTTTGCGCGAAGGCCGGACGCATTATGGGGTTTGAAGCCCTCCTGCGCTGGTATAATCCCAGACGCGGCTTTATTTCGCCTCAAGAGTTTATACCCATTGCCGAAGAAACCCGCGCGATTGACCGTTTGGGACTTTGGGTTCTTCGCCAAGCGTGCCGCCAGTTGCGCCAATGGCAAGATGAATTTCCGGGCTATCCTCCCCTTACGGTCAGCGTCAATCTTTCTCCGGTTCAATTGTTACAACCGAATTTAAGCCAGCAGATTCAACGAGTTTGTCAGGAAACGGGTATTGCGCCGGGAAGTTTGCGCATTGAAGTAACCGAAAGCGTCTTGATTGAAAATTCAGAAGCAGCGATCGCGCGCTTGCGGGAGTTGAAAGCAACGGGCATTCAATTATACTTAGATGATTTCGGCACTGGCTACTCCTCGCTATCGAGGCTCTACGAACTCTCCATCGACGTTCTCAAAATCGATCGCTCTTTCGTGCGCGGCAAACAATGGGGTATGATTCGAGGCATCATTCACCTCGCTTCGGGGATGGGTTTGGGAGTGATTGCTGAAGGCGTTGAAACGATCGAGGAGTTAGCTCAACTGAAAGCTTTGGGTTGCAATCTTCTGCAAGGGTATCTGTTCTCGAAGCCCGTTGATGCCAAACGCGCGGGCGATTTAATTGCTAGAGGCTGCGAAGCTGTTTCTAGGGAGCGCGACTGGCTGCCCTATGCGCTTCCTGTGGCAGGGTGA
- a CDS encoding response regulator, giving the protein MRLLLVEDDELLAQTLSTALSAQNYVVDVAVDGEEGWNFAQAFTYDLILLDVSLPRLDGIALCRRLRKQDYNNPILLLTAKDSSEDKIAGLDAGADDYMVKPCTVSELFARLRALLRRRSASGAPVLEWDALRLDPVAHEVMWEEQLLSLSPKEYSLLELFLRNPRRVFSKQAILEHLWSFDDPPSEETIRAHIKGLRRKLKQVGAEEAIETVYGIGYRLKPSPEKQTPVAQPDRPSPEEVTRERAASNRAEDAARERTLAAVRKVWERFRGPIMERIAAVDEAIAALQSGTLSEELRAKAEQQAHKLAGSLGMYGFNEGSHLAREIEQALEGLSVREPVSTSLASNLKALAAQLRHELEQSPQVPEAASSELEVRTLPSVQTNAPFKLMPTANAPLLLVVDDDPSLTDQLEQESLHWDVQVQVAADIPHARAAIARQRPDAILLDLAFPEAHSEGLELLEELSEHQPNLPVIVFTRRDGFDDRVSVARLGGRAFLAKPVSPSQVFETAIDVMKRTRTPEAKVLATDDDPILLAAIEQFLDPWGIELHTLSDPRLFWETLEATAPDLLILDVDMPEINGIELCQVVRNDRTWQGLPIIFLTARRDPRTIQRIYEAGADDYVPKPVTEPELVTRIVNRLERTRLLRNIAETDTLTGVANRYRSQQEFNRYLRLARRYNQPLTLAAIDLDHFKNINDRYGHATGDRVLQRLGQLLRLTFKSEDIVSRWGGEEFIVGMYGLTQPEGIQRLDALLVAMRAEIFLVAEQEPLRVTFSGGVAEYPKHGIDLQKLYLSADAALYQAKKAGRNRIIGFSSH; this is encoded by the coding sequence ATGAGACTCTTACTGGTAGAAGATGACGAATTACTTGCCCAAACTCTCAGCACTGCTCTGAGCGCACAAAATTATGTTGTTGATGTCGCGGTTGATGGTGAAGAAGGCTGGAATTTTGCCCAAGCTTTCACCTACGACTTGATTCTGCTCGATGTCAGCCTGCCGCGATTGGATGGAATCGCCCTCTGTCGGCGACTGCGCAAGCAAGACTATAACAACCCGATTCTTCTACTAACTGCTAAAGACTCTAGCGAAGATAAAATTGCTGGGTTGGATGCAGGCGCGGACGATTACATGGTCAAGCCTTGTACCGTTAGCGAATTGTTTGCTCGTCTGCGCGCCCTCTTACGCCGACGCAGCGCCTCGGGCGCGCCCGTACTCGAGTGGGACGCGCTGCGCTTAGATCCAGTCGCCCACGAAGTTATGTGGGAAGAGCAACTCCTATCCCTATCCCCAAAAGAATACAGTTTGCTGGAACTGTTTTTACGGAATCCCCGGCGCGTTTTTAGCAAGCAAGCGATTCTGGAACATCTTTGGTCGTTTGACGACCCTCCCAGCGAAGAAACGATTCGCGCTCATATTAAGGGTTTGCGTCGCAAGCTGAAACAAGTAGGAGCAGAAGAGGCAATTGAAACAGTTTACGGGATCGGCTATCGTCTCAAACCGTCGCCTGAAAAACAGACTCCTGTTGCCCAGCCAGACAGACCTTCGCCAGAAGAGGTTACTCGCGAACGAGCCGCTTCTAATCGGGCAGAGGATGCGGCTCGCGAACGGACACTTGCAGCAGTACGCAAAGTTTGGGAGCGGTTTAGAGGACCGATTATGGAGCGAATTGCAGCCGTTGACGAAGCGATTGCAGCGCTGCAATCGGGAACTTTAAGCGAGGAATTAAGAGCGAAGGCCGAGCAGCAAGCCCATAAATTAGCAGGTTCTTTGGGAATGTACGGGTTTAACGAAGGGTCTCACCTCGCCCGAGAGATCGAACAAGCGCTGGAGGGATTATCGGTTCGGGAGCCAGTTTCGACATCCTTGGCTTCTAACTTAAAAGCGTTAGCCGCGCAACTGCGCCACGAACTCGAACAGTCGCCCCAAGTGCCAGAGGCAGCTAGTTCGGAATTGGAGGTTCGGACTTTGCCCTCAGTCCAGACGAATGCCCCCTTTAAACTTATGCCGACCGCCAACGCTCCTTTATTATTAGTGGTCGATGACGATCCTTCCCTGACCGATCAACTCGAACAGGAAAGCCTGCATTGGGACGTGCAAGTCCAAGTGGCTGCGGATATTCCGCACGCGCGAGCCGCGATCGCGCGACAGCGCCCCGATGCTATTCTTTTGGATTTAGCCTTCCCCGAAGCTCACAGCGAAGGATTGGAGTTGCTTGAGGAACTTTCCGAACATCAGCCCAATCTTCCAGTTATCGTCTTCACGCGGCGCGATGGATTTGACGATCGCGTTTCTGTGGCGCGTTTGGGCGGGCGGGCTTTTTTGGCGAAGCCGGTTTCGCCTTCTCAAGTGTTCGAGACGGCGATCGATGTGATGAAACGCACTCGCACGCCGGAAGCGAAGGTGTTAGCCACCGATGACGACCCGATTTTGCTGGCTGCGATCGAACAATTTCTGGATCCTTGGGGGATCGAACTGCATACTCTCTCGGATCCGCGCCTGTTTTGGGAAACGCTGGAAGCAACCGCACCGGATTTATTGATTTTGGATGTCGATATGCCGGAAATTAACGGCATCGAACTCTGTCAGGTCGTTCGCAACGATCGCACCTGGCAAGGACTGCCGATTATTTTCTTAACCGCTCGGCGGGACCCGCGCACGATTCAGCGAATTTACGAGGCTGGCGCGGATGATTACGTGCCGAAACCCGTTACCGAACCGGAACTGGTGACGCGCATTGTCAACCGCCTCGAACGGACGCGGTTGCTGCGCAATATTGCCGAAACCGATACGCTGACGGGGGTGGCTAACCGCTATCGCTCTCAGCAAGAGTTTAACCGCTATCTGCGCCTTGCTCGCCGCTACAACCAACCCCTGACATTGGCAGCGATCGATTTAGACCATTTTAAGAACATTAACGATCGCTACGGTCATGCGACTGGCGATCGCGTCTTGCAACGCCTCGGGCAGTTATTACGCCTGACTTTTAAAAGCGAGGATATTGTCTCGCGCTGGGGGGGCGAAGAATTTATTGTCGGGATGTACGGGCTGACTCAACCGGAAGGCATTCAGCGCTTAGATGCTTTATTGGTGGCGATGCGTGCCGAAATATTTTTGGTCGCCGAACAGGAACCTTTGCGCGTAACTTTTAGCGGCGGCGTAGCTGAATATCCCAAACACGGTATCGATTTACAAAAGTTATATCTTTCCGCCGATGCTGCGCTCTACCAAGCTAAGAAGGCAGGACGCAATCGCATTATTGGCTTTTCTTCCCATTAA